The following are encoded together in the Geobacter sulfurreducens PCA genome:
- a CDS encoding chemotaxis protein CheW: METDIQEIQLACFRLGDATFAADIMRIKEIIRPQKLTKLPKAPAFVEGVINLRGMVIPVIDLRKRFELPERVALEEARLLVVGVSRQLVGLVVDDVTEVVTVQVGDIKPPPHSIDGVSAEYLIGVCLVRDTLVMLVNLDRILTSREASAIAGLAGTGR; the protein is encoded by the coding sequence ATGGAAACCGACATCCAGGAAATACAGCTCGCCTGCTTCCGCCTCGGCGACGCCACCTTTGCCGCCGATATCATGCGGATCAAGGAGATCATCCGCCCCCAGAAGCTGACGAAGCTCCCCAAGGCGCCGGCCTTTGTGGAAGGAGTCATCAATCTCAGGGGCATGGTGATTCCGGTCATCGATCTGCGCAAGCGGTTCGAATTGCCCGAGCGGGTGGCGCTTGAGGAGGCCCGCCTTCTCGTGGTTGGGGTGAGCCGGCAGTTGGTGGGGCTCGTGGTTGATGACGTGACCGAGGTGGTCACGGTGCAGGTGGGTGACATCAAGCCACCCCCCCATTCCATCGACGGGGTCAGTGCCGAGTACCTGATCGGTGTCTGCCTGGTGCGGGATACCCTGGTCATGCTCGTCAATCTCGATCGCATCCTGACGAGCCGCGAAGCGTCGGCCATTGCCGGCCTTGCCGGGACGGGGCGTTG
- the era gene encoding GTPase Era encodes MSKTPFRSGFVSIIGRPNVGKSTLLNRILGEKIVITSDKPQTTRNRIQGIHNLPGAQIVFIDTPGIHHARSRLNKFMVEEALSSIREVDLVMLLVEANRAPGDQEREIAGLLPSVNVPVFLVVNKIDLIDPDILAERLTAYAELFPFREVVPVSAETGENVERLVEVVRDTLPEGPVYFPDDILTDLPERFIVAEIVREKVFRLTRDEIPYSTAVEVDSFREREDGGLVSISATITVERDSQKGIIIGRKGAMLKQIGSEARLEIERLLDTKVFLELFVRVRRDWSENPNILKELGYR; translated from the coding sequence TTGTCGAAAACGCCATTCCGCTCGGGCTTTGTCTCGATCATCGGCCGCCCCAACGTGGGGAAGTCGACGCTTCTCAACCGGATCCTCGGGGAAAAGATCGTCATCACCTCGGACAAACCCCAGACGACCCGCAACCGCATCCAGGGAATCCACAATCTGCCCGGCGCCCAGATCGTGTTCATCGACACGCCGGGAATCCACCACGCCCGTTCGCGGCTCAACAAATTCATGGTGGAGGAGGCCCTTTCCTCCATCCGCGAGGTAGATCTGGTCATGCTGCTGGTGGAGGCCAACCGGGCTCCGGGCGACCAGGAGCGGGAGATCGCGGGACTTCTGCCCAGTGTGAATGTGCCCGTTTTCCTTGTTGTCAACAAGATCGACCTCATCGATCCGGACATCCTGGCCGAGCGGCTCACCGCCTATGCCGAACTGTTTCCCTTCCGCGAAGTGGTGCCGGTTTCCGCGGAAACCGGTGAGAATGTGGAGCGGCTGGTAGAGGTGGTGCGCGATACCCTGCCCGAGGGGCCGGTCTACTTCCCGGACGACATCCTTACGGATTTGCCCGAGCGGTTCATTGTGGCCGAGATCGTGCGGGAAAAGGTCTTTCGCCTCACCCGGGACGAGATTCCCTACTCCACCGCCGTGGAGGTGGACAGCTTTCGGGAGCGGGAGGACGGCGGCCTCGTCTCCATTTCCGCCACCATCACGGTGGAGCGCGATTCCCAGAAGGGGATCATTATCGGCCGCAAGGGGGCCATGCTCAAGCAGATCGGCAGCGAGGCCCGGCTGGAGATCGAGCGGTTGCTCGACACGAAGGTGTTTCTGGAACTCTTCGTGCGGGTCCGCAGGGACTGGAGCGAAAACCCGAATATACTCAAGGAGCTCGGATACCGATGA
- a CDS encoding chemotaxis protein CheA, producing the protein MTNTHDASGRAVDDFLAEAEEIVEKLNTDLVTLSDCADSGECDPDLLNAIFRGSHSLKGLAGMFGFTEIQSLSHNLENLLDSLRLGKIPLTPETMNVLFDSMELLSGIIRSIGSGEDHSAAIEDAVSRLNACASAREAQEVSPLRELGMPEKVLSSLTEYEEHRLLENVKKRRNIFSIHASFSLMSFDQDLGEISDTLKKEGEVVSTLPSASTSPESFIDFDILFGTDLDEEGLTALLDRDGLTIIHYGSAAQPEERSALPVAAPASPPPSSPLPSVPVLATPATMPAGIDDQLTAKSMSRTVRVDIGKLDELMNIVGELVLSHSTIADITTRMRLAGFSSLAIELGKAAKGLDRKLTELQKGVMEIRMIPVGQLFEKMSRIVRKVSREQGKKVDLKLFGADTELDKLIIEDISDPMVHIIRNAIDHGLETPEERIAAGKPERGTIRLSSYQKGNHVVIEVADDGRGFNIEKVKQKALEKGLIKTLEGVSDRDALDFIFLPGFSTADKVSELSGRGVGMDVVKSNIAAVSGMVDIESEFGKGSRIIITLPITLAIIKALLVLTADRTYAIPITSVLETIIVEEREILTVERKEVYQLRETTLPLVRLERFFKVKRETPPPGSFYVVVVGVAEKRLGIIVDDLVGQQDIVIKSLGDMFKGYKGISGAADLGDQRTILVMDVGGIIGEALRSGG; encoded by the coding sequence ATGACCAACACGCACGACGCATCAGGCAGGGCCGTTGATGATTTTCTGGCCGAGGCCGAAGAGATTGTCGAGAAGCTCAATACCGACCTGGTCACTCTCAGCGACTGTGCCGACAGCGGTGAATGCGACCCTGATCTCCTGAACGCCATTTTCCGTGGCTCCCACTCTCTCAAGGGACTGGCTGGGATGTTCGGCTTTACGGAGATCCAGTCCCTGTCCCACAACCTGGAGAACCTGCTCGACTCCCTGCGGCTCGGCAAAATCCCCCTCACCCCCGAAACCATGAACGTGCTGTTCGATTCCATGGAGCTGCTGAGCGGGATTATCCGCAGCATCGGCAGCGGCGAGGATCACAGCGCAGCAATCGAGGATGCCGTATCACGACTCAATGCCTGCGCCTCGGCCCGGGAAGCCCAGGAAGTTTCACCCCTCAGGGAACTGGGCATGCCCGAGAAGGTCCTCAGCTCCCTGACGGAGTACGAAGAACACCGCCTGTTGGAAAATGTGAAAAAGCGTCGGAACATCTTTTCCATCCATGCATCGTTCAGTCTCATGTCTTTTGACCAGGACCTGGGAGAAATCTCCGACACGCTCAAAAAAGAGGGTGAGGTCGTCAGTACCCTGCCGAGCGCCAGCACTTCCCCCGAATCCTTCATAGATTTCGACATCCTCTTCGGCACCGACTTGGACGAAGAAGGTCTGACCGCACTGCTCGACCGGGACGGGCTCACCATCATCCACTACGGCTCTGCCGCCCAGCCGGAAGAGCGCTCTGCCCTGCCCGTCGCAGCCCCGGCTTCCCCGCCGCCGTCCTCCCCGTTGCCGTCCGTTCCGGTGCTGGCAACGCCTGCCACAATGCCGGCCGGTATTGATGATCAACTGACTGCCAAGAGCATGAGCCGCACGGTCCGGGTCGACATCGGGAAGCTTGACGAACTCATGAACATCGTGGGGGAACTGGTCCTTTCCCACTCCACCATTGCAGATATTACCACCCGCATGAGGCTGGCGGGGTTCTCATCTCTCGCCATCGAGCTGGGCAAGGCCGCAAAGGGGCTTGACCGCAAGCTGACCGAGCTCCAGAAGGGGGTCATGGAAATCCGGATGATCCCGGTGGGACAGCTGTTCGAAAAAATGTCCCGCATTGTTCGGAAGGTGTCCCGGGAGCAGGGTAAAAAGGTCGATCTCAAGCTGTTCGGCGCAGACACCGAGCTGGACAAGCTGATCATTGAGGATATTTCGGACCCGATGGTCCACATCATCCGCAATGCCATCGATCACGGGCTGGAAACTCCCGAGGAACGGATTGCCGCCGGCAAGCCCGAGCGGGGAACGATCAGGCTTTCTTCCTACCAGAAAGGCAACCACGTCGTCATCGAGGTGGCCGACGACGGCCGGGGCTTCAACATCGAGAAAGTCAAGCAGAAGGCCCTGGAGAAGGGGCTCATCAAGACCCTGGAGGGGGTGAGCGACCGGGACGCCCTCGACTTCATCTTCCTCCCCGGCTTTTCCACGGCGGACAAGGTGAGTGAACTCTCGGGCCGGGGCGTCGGCATGGACGTGGTGAAGAGCAACATCGCCGCCGTGTCGGGCATGGTCGACATCGAAAGCGAATTCGGCAAGGGGAGCCGGATCATCATAACTCTGCCGATCACCCTCGCCATCATCAAGGCACTGTTGGTCCTCACTGCGGACCGGACCTACGCGATTCCGATCACGTCGGTGCTGGAAACGATCATTGTGGAGGAGCGGGAAATCCTTACCGTGGAACGGAAAGAGGTGTACCAGCTTCGGGAGACCACTCTGCCGCTGGTGCGGCTGGAGCGTTTTTTCAAGGTCAAGCGCGAGACTCCACCGCCCGGCAGCTTCTATGTGGTAGTGGTCGGCGTGGCCGAAAAACGGCTGGGCATCATCGTGGACGATCTGGTGGGGCAGCAGGACATCGTCATCAAGTCACTGGGCGACATGTTCAAGGGGTACAAGGGGATATCGGGCGCCGCCGACCTGGGCGACCAGAGGACGATCCTCGTCATGGATGTGGGGGGGATCATCGGCGAAGCCCTGCGGAGCGGGGGGTAA
- the der gene encoding ribosome biogenesis GTPase Der yields the protein MILPIVAIVGRPNVGKSTLFNRLVGRRKAIVDDMPGVTRDRNYETVTRFDVPFILIDTGGFEPESSDRLLQQMREQSRLAMEEADVILFLMDGRAGLNPADVEVVEMLRRVDKPVFFVVNKVDGETLEVAASEFYSLGVDNLLTISAEHNRGVRDLMDEVVAALPQRTTSPEERNATKIAVVGRPNVGKSSLVNRLLGYERVVANPTPGTTRDSVDTWFTCNKKRYLLIDTAGIRRKGKTTQKIEKYSVVDSLRSIERADVVLIVLNAEEGVTEQDERIAGYAFEAGKACIFVVNKWDAIEKDNSSVGRFVDKIRTEFKYLAFVPIVFVSAKTGQRLNRIMEEVEKVMAQYVKRVTTSELNRIFSAAVESHHHPLVMGRRVKFYFATQVGTRPPTFVIFTNRPDGMHFSYERYLVNKFREAFDFTGTPLRLLFRGRER from the coding sequence ATGATACTGCCGATCGTTGCCATAGTAGGTCGCCCCAATGTGGGCAAGTCGACCCTTTTCAACCGTCTCGTGGGGCGCCGCAAGGCGATAGTTGACGATATGCCCGGCGTAACCCGGGACCGCAATTACGAAACGGTCACCCGTTTCGACGTCCCCTTCATCCTGATCGACACCGGCGGGTTCGAGCCAGAGAGTTCCGACCGGCTCCTCCAGCAGATGCGTGAGCAGTCCCGGCTCGCCATGGAAGAGGCTGACGTGATCCTCTTCCTTATGGACGGCCGTGCCGGGCTCAACCCCGCCGATGTGGAGGTGGTGGAGATGCTCCGGCGGGTGGACAAGCCGGTCTTCTTCGTGGTCAACAAGGTGGATGGCGAAACCCTTGAGGTGGCGGCATCCGAGTTCTACTCCCTGGGAGTCGACAATCTGCTTACCATTTCAGCGGAGCACAACCGCGGCGTGCGCGACCTGATGGACGAGGTGGTGGCGGCCCTGCCCCAGCGGACCACCAGCCCCGAGGAGCGCAATGCGACCAAGATTGCCGTTGTGGGCCGCCCCAATGTGGGCAAGTCCTCCCTGGTCAACCGGCTGCTGGGATACGAGCGGGTGGTGGCCAATCCGACTCCCGGCACCACCCGGGATTCCGTGGACACTTGGTTCACCTGCAACAAGAAGCGCTACCTCCTCATCGATACCGCGGGCATCCGGCGCAAGGGGAAGACCACCCAGAAGATCGAAAAATACAGCGTGGTGGACTCCCTGCGCAGCATCGAGCGGGCCGACGTGGTCCTCATCGTGCTCAATGCCGAGGAGGGGGTGACCGAGCAGGACGAACGGATTGCCGGCTATGCCTTCGAGGCGGGCAAGGCCTGTATCTTCGTGGTCAACAAGTGGGACGCCATTGAGAAGGACAACAGCTCCGTGGGGCGCTTCGTGGATAAGATCAGGACTGAATTCAAGTATCTCGCCTTTGTGCCGATAGTATTTGTGTCGGCTAAAACAGGCCAGCGGCTCAACCGGATCATGGAAGAGGTGGAAAAGGTCATGGCCCAGTACGTGAAACGGGTCACCACCTCGGAGCTCAACCGGATCTTTTCGGCAGCGGTGGAGAGTCATCACCATCCGCTCGTCATGGGGCGGCGGGTCAAGTTCTACTTCGCCACCCAAGTGGGGACCAGGCCCCCCACCTTTGTCATTTTCACCAATCGGCCGGATGGGATGCACTTTTCCTATGAACGGTACCTTGTCAATAAATTCCGCGAGGCGTTCGATTTTACCGGAACGCCTTTGCGTCTCCTGTTCAGGGGACGGGAGCGCTAG
- a CDS encoding response regulator, which yields MKRILIAEDSATMRSMLVATIQSLDGFEVVEASSGFEALRLLPRERLDLIITDINMPDINGLELVSFVRTSDNYRHIPLFIISTEGSERDREKGLSLGANEYLVKPFDPARLQDLIVKYTS from the coding sequence GTGAAGAGGATTCTGATTGCCGAAGACTCTGCCACCATGCGATCGATGCTGGTGGCCACCATCCAGTCGCTGGATGGGTTCGAGGTCGTCGAGGCCTCCAGCGGATTCGAGGCGTTGCGCCTGCTTCCCCGCGAGCGGCTCGACCTGATCATCACCGATATCAACATGCCCGACATCAACGGGCTTGAGCTGGTGAGCTTTGTCCGCACCAGCGACAATTACAGGCACATCCCGCTCTTTATCATTTCAACCGAAGGGAGTGAGCGGGACCGGGAAAAGGGGCTGTCGCTCGGGGCGAACGAATATCTCGTCAAGCCGTTCGACCCGGCCCGTCTCCAGGATCTGATCGTCAAGTACACCTCCTGA
- a CDS encoding chemotaxis protein CheW: MMDIAEIRRKAQRDRQQGGAASTGDVRREPRPEPSRPAADAPSAPVVPEFQELSDDVFAPDDAALPVPASVPAAAPPVLDPLALILQGRRAALVEDLVSDTEAEPARETETYLEVLCFRVADETYGIDIMELKEIIKPRETTEVPHSPPFVAGVLSLRGIIIPVFILRERLGLADAVARGKERIVVVKHGEGLCGLLVDEVTQVVKIPVATIEHPPAVLDGMDREFVNGIGRHDGGIIILLQLEKVLDSALM, from the coding sequence ATGATGGATATCGCCGAGATACGTAGAAAGGCCCAGCGTGACCGCCAGCAGGGGGGAGCCGCGTCGACGGGCGACGTGCGGCGGGAGCCCCGACCGGAACCGTCCCGGCCCGCTGCCGACGCACCTTCAGCGCCGGTGGTCCCGGAGTTCCAGGAGCTTTCCGACGATGTATTCGCTCCCGATGATGCTGCCCTTCCGGTACCGGCTTCCGTGCCGGCGGCCGCTCCGCCCGTTCTCGACCCTCTGGCGCTTATCCTCCAGGGGCGCCGGGCGGCCCTGGTGGAAGACCTTGTCTCCGATACAGAGGCAGAACCCGCCAGGGAAACGGAAACCTATCTGGAAGTCCTGTGCTTCCGGGTGGCCGACGAGACCTATGGCATCGATATCATGGAGTTGAAGGAGATCATCAAACCCCGGGAGACCACCGAGGTGCCCCATTCACCGCCGTTTGTCGCCGGGGTTCTGTCGTTGCGCGGCATCATCATTCCCGTGTTCATCCTGCGTGAGCGTCTCGGCCTGGCCGATGCCGTGGCCCGCGGGAAGGAGCGGATTGTCGTCGTCAAGCACGGAGAGGGATTGTGCGGTCTTCTGGTGGACGAGGTTACCCAGGTAGTCAAGATACCGGTTGCAACCATCGAGCATCCGCCTGCCGTACTCGATGGCATGGATCGTGAATTTGTCAACGGCATAGGCCGCCATGACGGCGGAATAATCATACTGCTTCAGCTGGAAAAGGTGCTCGATTCAGCATTGATGTAA
- a CDS encoding response regulator yields MSLVGNLEDLGLGEILQIVSLSRKSGVLRVNSRGRLGEIAFRQGKVIRASSSSFQESLGELLIRKGLIDLATLRGALALQEREGFQERLGSILIRQYGVAAAAIDEVVREQFEKVVYSLFAWVEGTFDFELQENVEAVDNIRMDPMQFMLDQGLNPQFLAMEGARLIDEQRHRGNLPPAVAPQAAVPHLSGMEEPPASGQTRLQPDAAAKAEEPVSLVLVDDDDLTRETLAAALEQGGYRVYQQERSEDALIRIDSLYRKGKRPVVLADLIMPRMDGTGILGGLELVELVRNNFPDLRLLVMSDYHNSDAERRVGALGYPHLIKPRRAQMGDSREADRFCRDLLDVLWRLRAGELAVATGDMVNLGHELRLELGDDLNGEVESVEPSTGIALLRGMLEELSNPALGGGVTLMVLRFAAEFMNRAIIFMVRRDEIVGLGQFGIEETGGVADARVRRLRIPRNGESLFSAIIEAKHPAVVRPEPAAWNRYLFEHLGPEIPDEVFVGPIVSEGRVVAILYGDNLPDKKPIGGTEALEIFLSQAGVAMEKALLERKLLESVQGGT; encoded by the coding sequence ATGAGTCTCGTCGGCAACCTGGAAGATCTGGGCCTGGGGGAAATTCTCCAGATTGTGAGCCTTTCCCGTAAATCGGGTGTCTTGCGGGTCAACAGCAGGGGACGACTGGGCGAGATCGCTTTCCGCCAGGGCAAAGTGATCCGGGCGTCGTCGAGCAGTTTCCAGGAAAGCCTCGGCGAGCTGCTGATCCGCAAGGGGCTCATCGACCTGGCGACCCTCCGCGGCGCCCTTGCCCTTCAGGAACGGGAAGGATTCCAGGAGCGGCTCGGCTCGATCCTGATCCGCCAGTACGGGGTCGCGGCGGCAGCCATCGACGAGGTGGTCCGGGAGCAGTTCGAAAAAGTTGTCTACTCGCTGTTCGCCTGGGTCGAGGGAACCTTCGACTTCGAGCTTCAGGAGAACGTGGAAGCGGTCGACAACATCCGGATGGACCCGATGCAGTTCATGCTCGACCAGGGGCTGAATCCTCAGTTCCTGGCCATGGAAGGCGCGCGGCTCATCGACGAGCAGCGGCATCGCGGAAACCTCCCTCCCGCTGTTGCGCCTCAGGCAGCGGTCCCGCACCTGTCCGGCATGGAGGAACCCCCTGCTTCCGGCCAGACCCGCTTGCAGCCGGACGCGGCGGCAAAGGCCGAAGAGCCGGTGTCGCTTGTCCTTGTCGACGACGATGATCTGACCCGGGAGACGCTTGCTGCGGCGCTGGAGCAGGGAGGCTACCGGGTTTATCAGCAGGAGCGAAGCGAGGATGCGCTGATCCGGATCGATTCCCTCTATCGCAAGGGAAAGCGGCCGGTGGTTCTTGCGGATCTCATCATGCCGCGCATGGACGGCACGGGTATTCTGGGCGGTCTCGAACTCGTGGAGCTCGTGCGGAACAATTTTCCCGACCTCCGGCTCCTGGTCATGTCCGACTACCATAACAGTGACGCCGAACGCCGGGTCGGGGCGCTGGGGTATCCCCACCTCATCAAGCCGCGGAGAGCCCAGATGGGTGACTCCCGGGAAGCCGACCGTTTCTGCCGTGATCTGCTGGATGTGCTTTGGAGACTCCGGGCCGGCGAACTCGCCGTTGCCACGGGCGACATGGTGAATCTGGGGCATGAGTTGCGCCTGGAACTCGGCGACGACCTGAACGGCGAGGTCGAGTCCGTGGAACCGAGCACCGGCATAGCGCTGCTGCGGGGGATGCTCGAAGAGCTGTCCAATCCCGCCCTCGGCGGAGGCGTTACCTTGATGGTCCTCCGTTTTGCCGCCGAGTTCATGAATCGGGCGATCATTTTCATGGTGAGGCGCGACGAGATCGTCGGGCTTGGCCAGTTCGGCATCGAGGAGACCGGGGGAGTCGCCGACGCGCGAGTGAGAAGACTGCGAATTCCGCGTAACGGAGAATCCCTCTTCAGCGCGATCATTGAAGCCAAGCATCCAGCCGTGGTGAGGCCTGAGCCGGCCGCCTGGAACCGATACCTGTTCGAGCACCTGGGGCCGGAGATCCCCGACGAGGTTTTTGTCGGCCCCATTGTGAGCGAGGGGCGGGTCGTCGCCATCCTCTACGGCGACAATCTGCCCGACAAAAAGCCGATCGGCGGCACCGAAGCCCTGGAGATTTTTCTCTCCCAGGCCGGTGTGGCCATGGAAAAGGCGCTTCTGGAGCGCAAGCTTCTCGAAAGTGTCCAGGGGGGAACGTGA
- a CDS encoding ExeA family protein yields MYREFYGLREKPFSKTPDPRYLFLSRGHREALARLQYAVEERELALLTGDIGCGKTTISRALMDAMGEACRFCFIFNPRLSPLEFLRVIARSLGIDNPAGAKDELLKQLTETLYLMHAEGRCPVIVVDEAQLIPDRDVFDEIRLLTNYQLDDQNLMSVVLMGQPELRQILADPVHEPLRQRIALHYHLQPLSLDETLEYIDFRLEVAGGTPGLFSPDAVQRIHELSGGVPRKINILATNALLVGYGRDAAWIDASLVEELRDEANLY; encoded by the coding sequence ATGTACCGGGAATTCTATGGATTGCGGGAAAAGCCGTTTTCCAAGACCCCCGATCCGCGCTACCTCTTCCTGTCGCGGGGGCACCGGGAGGCCCTTGCGCGGCTTCAGTACGCCGTGGAGGAGCGGGAGCTGGCCCTGTTGACCGGCGATATCGGCTGCGGCAAGACCACCATTTCCCGGGCGCTCATGGATGCCATGGGCGAGGCGTGCCGCTTCTGCTTCATCTTCAACCCCCGCCTCTCGCCGCTGGAGTTTCTGCGGGTCATCGCCCGGAGCCTTGGGATCGACAATCCTGCGGGGGCCAAGGACGAACTGTTGAAACAACTCACGGAAACGCTCTACCTGATGCATGCCGAGGGGCGCTGTCCGGTGATCGTGGTGGACGAGGCCCAGCTCATCCCGGACCGTGACGTGTTCGATGAGATCAGGCTTCTCACCAACTACCAGCTGGACGACCAGAACCTCATGAGCGTCGTCCTCATGGGACAGCCCGAGCTGCGTCAGATCCTGGCCGACCCGGTCCATGAGCCCCTGCGGCAGCGGATTGCACTCCATTACCACCTTCAGCCCCTCAGCCTCGACGAGACTCTGGAGTATATTGATTTCAGGCTCGAAGTGGCCGGGGGGACGCCGGGGCTTTTTTCCCCGGACGCGGTGCAGCGGATTCATGAACTTTCGGGCGGCGTGCCGCGCAAGATCAATATCCTGGCAACCAATGCCTTGCTGGTCGGCTACGGCAGGGATGCGGCGTGGATCGACGCCTCTCTGGTGGAGGAGTTGCGGGATGAGGCGAACCTGTACTGA
- a CDS encoding response regulator — translation MEKKRILIVEDEESLLKLESILLSSRGYAVAGVTDGKSALDYIAATPPDLIILDIMLPGMDGFEVCQMIKADPSTRHIPVVMLTAKKSTQDRDKGLEAGASAYVTKPFKSARIIEIIQGLLAA, via the coding sequence ATGGAAAAGAAAAGGATTCTGATCGTCGAAGATGAAGAGAGTCTGCTCAAACTTGAAAGCATTCTGCTGTCTTCCCGCGGTTACGCCGTGGCAGGGGTTACCGACGGCAAGTCCGCCCTTGACTATATTGCAGCCACACCTCCCGACCTGATCATTCTCGATATCATGTTGCCGGGAATGGATGGCTTCGAGGTCTGCCAGATGATCAAGGCCGACCCGTCAACCCGCCACATCCCGGTGGTTATGCTCACTGCCAAGAAAAGCACCCAGGACCGTGACAAGGGGCTGGAGGCCGGTGCTTCCGCTTACGTGACCAAGCCGTTCAAGTCGGCCCGGATCATCGAGATCATTCAGGGACTTCTGGCTGCCTGA